One genomic region from Ammospiza caudacuta isolate bAmmCau1 chromosome 1, bAmmCau1.pri, whole genome shotgun sequence encodes:
- the C1H6orf62 gene encoding uncharacterized protein C6orf62 homolog, translated as MGDPNSRKKQALNRLRAQLRKKKESLADQFDFKMYIAFVFKDKKKKSALFEVSEVIPVMTNNYEENILKGVRDSSYSLESSLELLQKDVVQLHAPRYQSMRRDVIGCTQEMDFILWPRNDIEKIVCLLFSRWKGSDEPFRPVQAKFEFHHGDYEKQFLHVLSRKDKTGIVVNNPNQSVFLFIDRQHLQTPKNKATIFKLCSICLYLPQEQLTHWTVGTIEDHLRPYMPE; from the exons ATGGGGGACCCAAACTCCCGGAAGAAACAAGCTCTGAACAGACTTCGTGCTCAgcttagaaagaaaaaagaatcttTAGCTGACCAGTTTGACTTCAAGATGTACATTGCCTTTGTGTTCAAAGACAAG AAGAAGAAGTCAGCACTTTTTGAAGTATCTGAAGTGATACCAGTCATGACCAATAACTATGAAGAAAATATCCTGAAAGGTGTGCGGGATTCCAGCTATTCTTTGGAAAGTTCCTTAGAGCTACTGCAGAAGGATGTAGTACAGCTCCATGCACCCCGCTACCAGTCCATGCGCAGG GATGTGATCGGCTGTACCCAGGAGATGGACTTCATTCTATGGCCTCGTAATGATATTGAGAAGATAGTCTGTCTCCTGTTCTCCCGGTGGAAGGGGTCTGATGAACCCTTTAGGCCTGTTCAG GCCAAGTTTGAATTTCATCATGGTGACTATGAAAAACAGTTTCTGCATGTTCTGAGCCGAAAGGACAAGACTGGAATTGTTGTCAACAACCCTAACCAGTCAGTGTTTCTCTTCATTGACAGACAGCACTTGCAG ACTCCAAAAAACAAAGCTACAATCTTCAAGTTATGCAGCATCTGCCTGTAcctgccacaggagcagctcacTCACTGGACGGTTGGTACCATAGAGGATCACCTCCGTCCCTACATGCCAGAGTAA
- the TDP2 gene encoding tyrosyl-DNA phosphodiesterase 2 produces MEERAEAAPNPPPAEHKREQEDEDEALHVAKRRKVLCSEFAAITSSDEAVARRFLASCDWHMERALNAYFDPPGDTEAAAGGSAPACADTGTCIDLTADATTSTAGVNGEDSQQKEDDSNFSLITWNIDGLDLGNVKDRARGICTYLALYSPDVVFLQEVIPPHLPLLQMKAGNYTIIPGNIDEYFTAIMLKKSRVKLLKHDIIPFPTTAMKRNLLVVHVSISGIELCLMTSHLESTKDHSKERIKQLQIVLNEMQKESESTTVIFGGDTNLRDSEVTKLGNLPDNIKDAWEFLGKPQHCRYTWDTQSNTNLNAAYKCKMRFDRIYFRPAVEGGHFIPRSMDLIGLEKLECGRFPSDHWGILCNFDVIL; encoded by the exons ATGGAGGAGCGGGCCGAGGCGGCGCCGAACCCGCCGCCAGCGGAGCACAAGCgggagcaggaggatgaggatgaggcgCTCCACGTCGCCAAGCGGAGGAAGGTGCTGTGCTCCGAGTTCGCCGCCATCACCAGCAGCGACGAGGCCGTGGCGCGCCGCTTCTTGGCCAGCTGCGACTGGCACATGGAG AGGGCGCTGAACGCCTACTTCGACCCGCCGGGGGACACGGAGGCAGCGGCCGGCGGGTCGGCCCCGGCCTGCGCGGACACCGGCACCTG CATTGACCTCACTGCAGATGCAACTACAAGTACTGCTGGTGTCAATGGTGAAGACTCCCAGCAGAAAGAAGATGACAGCAACTTCTCACTGATCACCTGGAACATTGATGGGCTGGATCTGGGAAATGTGAAAGATCGAGCCAGAGGAATCTGTACATACCTGGCATT ATACAGTCCGGATGTTGTATTTTTACAGGAGGTCATCCCACCACATCTCCCTCTTCTCCAGATGAAAGCAGGCAATTACACTATTATTCCAG GTAACATAGATGAGTATTTCACTGCTATTATGTTAAAGAAATCGAGAGTGAAGCTACTGAAACATGACATAATACCTTTTCCAACGACTGCCATGAAGAGGAACCTTTTAGTTGTGCAT GTGAGCATATCTGGTATTGAACTTTGCCTTATGACTTCTCATCTGGAGAGCACTAAAGATCATTCCAAGGAACGTATAAAGCAGCTGCAAATAGTGTTAAATGAAATGCAGAAGGAGTCTGAGTCTACCACTGTTATATTTGGAGGGGATACAAACCTCAGAGACAGCGag GTTACTAAACTTGGTAATCTGCCTGACAACATTAAGGATGCCTGGGAGTTTTTGGGCAAGCCCCAGCACTGCCGCTACACTTGGGACACGCAGTCCAACACCAACCTGAACGCAGCCTACAAGTGCAAGATGAGGTTTGACCGCATTTACTTCCGGCCTGCAGTGGAAGGGGGGCATTTCATCCCACGAAGCATGGACTTGATTGGTTTGGAAAAACTAGAATGTGGCAGGTTTCCTAGTGATCACTGGGGCATTCTGTGTAACTTTGATGTTAtattataa
- the ACOT13 gene encoding acyl-coenzyme A thioesterase 13 yields the protein MGLTMESLKEAMKYMVESKGFDRVLGKMKLHSATPGKVVCEMKVEEEHTNRGGTLHGGLTATLVDVVSTAALLYTERAAPGVSVDMNITYTSAAKIGEDILITAQILKQGKTLAFATVDLTNKATGKLIAQGRHTKFLGN from the exons ATGGGCCTCACGATGGAGAGCCTGAAGGAGGCTATGAAGTACATGGTGGAGTCGAAGGGCTTCGACCGGGTGCTCGGCAAG ATGAAACTTCACTCTGCAACTCCTGGAAAAGTTGTTTGTGAAATGAAGGTAGAGGAGGAGCATACCAACAGAGGGGGCACATTACACGGAGGTTTGACAGCCACCCTTGTGGATGTGGTGTCAACAGCAGCATTGCTGTACACAGAGAGAGCAGCGCCTGGGGTCAGTGTGGACATGAACATCAC aTACACTTCTGCTGCTAAGATTGGAGAAGACATACTGATTACAGCTCAGATTTTGAAGCAAGGAAAAACTCTTGCATTTGCCACTGTGGATTTAACAAATAAGGCTACAGGAAAGTTAATTGCACAAGGTAGACATACAAAGTTCTTGGGAAATTAA